The DNA region CAACGGGCGCTTCTTCGTAGTGCCAGAGGACATTGTGCTCGAAGACATTCGCGGGCTCGTAGCTTCCGGCGCCCGGCATATTACGTTTGGGGACCCGGATTTTTTGAACGGGCCCGGACACTCGCTTCGCATCACCGGCGCGATGCACGAAGAGTTTCCGGAACTCACTTTTGATTTTACCGCCAAGGTCGAGCACATCCTCAAACACCGCGAGCTGATTCCTGAGTTCGCGCGGGCCGGCTGCATTTTTGTTGTGTCGGCGGTTGAGTCGTTGAGCGACACCGTCCTTGAGCATCTGGACAAAGGTCACACGCGCGAGGACGTTATCGAAGCGCTTCGGATACTGCGCGGAGCGGGCATCGTCTTGAGGCCGACATTCGTTTCGTTCACGCCGTGGGCAACGATCGACGACTACATAGACGTTCTAGAGTTTGTAGAATCGCAGGTCTTGATCGATCACGTGGACCCGGTTCAGTACAGCATCCGGTTGCTTGTTCCGCCGGGCTCGCTGCTGTTGTCGCAGCCAGATAGTTATCGCTGGCTGGGGCAGTTGGTTCAAGAGTCGTTCTCCTACGAGTGGGCGCATACCGACCCGCGTATGGACGAATTGCACAGGCGAGTGAGCGCGCTTGTCGAGCAAGCGGCTGGCAGAATCGAAGACCCGGTCGAGACGTTCTACAACATTCGCGAATTGGCGCTCTCAGCTCGAGGTGATGCGCCAGCGGTTCGACTTGCGCTGCCGGCCGACCCTTCGCGGTTGCGCCCGCCGCGACTAACTGAAGCGTGGTTCTGCTGAGCGGAGCCAACGCGGGACCAGTTTGGTCCCCTTGAAAAAAGAGCGGGGATGTAGGGCGCAAGAACAATCTATCGGTGGAAACTCCGGGAATACCACCCACTGGCAGTGGGTGGTATTCCCAGAAGTTTCATAGTCTCTCTCGGAGGTGGTGCGCGAAAACCTGACGCGCACCCGATTGTCAGGCCCGCATGGATATCTGCTCGGAGAATCGTCTATAATCAAACCCGAAAGAAGAAGACCAAGACAGGAGCACTATCATGAGTTCACCCCTAGCGATTCAAATCAAAGCTGAAGTAGATCGGAACGACATTCACGTGTGCCGCTTCACGGTCGATCGGCCCGTGCATGAAGCGTCTGCCGTCTTCTACACACCTGAAGAAGCGAAGGACAACGACCTGGCAGATAGGCTGCTCAAGATTCCGGGCATCATGAAGGTCGAGCTCAACAACAATCTGGTCGACGTCACTCAAGGAGGCGCGGAAGATTGGCGCCAGTTGGGTAAGCGTGTCGGCACAGTCATCCGGGCCTCTTTGAATCCCGCGCCGGAGATTCCTGAAGGCGATCGACTGCCCCCCGAGCACGTGAGGTTGAGGGTACAGCAAGTCCTCGACGAGATGATCAACCCAGGAGTGGCTGCCCACGGCGGGTTTGTTGAATTGCTTGATGTTCAGGACGACAACATATTCATCCGAATGGGCGGCGGGTGTCAGGGCTGTGGCGCGGCGGATGTTACTTTGAAGATGGGTATCGAGCGATTGATTCGCGAGCAGGTGCCTCAAGTCCGCGAGATACTCGACACCACCGATCATGGTTCGGGCACGAATCCTTTCTACGCTCCGTCGAAGTAGCATGAGCCACTGCGAAGATTCGACCGCGTTCTTACGAGGAGTCGCTTTCGTGGAGGTTGCGCTAACAAGAGTCCGAATTCTGTTTCTCTGTGCCGCGGCATTGCTGTTTGTAGCCACGCCAACCGTTTCGGGGCAGCAACCCGAAGAGACCATACCGTTTGAGACCATCGTCAAATACGTGACCGCGGGTCCGCTTGAACCGGGGAACTCCTCGGTTATCTACTTGGTGACAGACAGACGAGAGTGGAAAAGGGTGTGGAAACTGGCGCATATCACATTTCCAGCCAGACCCCCGCTGCCAGAGATAGACTTCACCACGCGGATGGTGCTAGCCGTCTTTCACCACTACACCGGCGGATCCTGCACCACATCGATCGCGAAGATAGCCAAAACAGAAGATGGGCTTCAGATATTTGTAAGAGAAACGTGCCCGGGCGCCAGTTGTGGACCGCAACCGGCCAATGTCTCGAAACCACTGGAGATCGTCGAGATTGAGAGACTCGGCAAGAGTATTAGAAAGAAGGTTCCTGATTTGATCGTGGACCACCGGGCCGTAGAGTGTGAACCGCGGAACCAGGCTGCGCATCGATCAGTGCGCGACAGACGCTGCACCTAGCCAAAAATATCCTTTACCTTGTCCACAATCCCCCGGTCCTGATGGCCGTCGGCTTCGAGGCCGGCGAGTTCTTCCAGCAGCCGCCGCTGCTCGCGTGAGAGATTCGTTGGTGTAATGACGCTGACTGCGACGTAGAGGTCGCCGCGCCCGCGCCCGCCAAGAACCGGCATTCCCTTCCCTCTGAGCCTGAACACGCTGCTGCTCTGCGTGCCCTCGGCAATGCGCAGACTCTGTTCGCCTTCAAGCGTAGGAACAGTGACCTCTGCTCCGAGCGCGGCCTGAGCGAAGGAGATCGCGATAGTGCAATACAGATTTGCGTCGCGGCGTTCAAAACGCTGGTGCTCCTTCACGTGCACGATGACATATAAGTCGCCGCGAGGCGCCCCTAACTCGCCGGCCTCGCCTTCTCCGGCTATGCGCAAGCGCGAGCCGTTATCGACACCGGCGGGAATTTTGATCTCGAGCATTTTTTCCCGCTCAACTCGGCCTTCGCCTCGGCACCCTCGGCACACATCCTTGATTACCTTGCCGTTCCCGCGGCACGTCGAGCAGGTGCGGCTGACCGAAAAGAAACCCTGCTGATATCGGACCTGTCCGCTCCCCGCGCAAGCGGAGCAGCGCACAGGTTGCGAGCCTTCGGCCGCGCCGCTTCCCCGGCAGACCTCGCAAGTTTCGAGCCGCGGAACGCGTATCTTAGTCTTCAATCCGTCGGCGGCTTCTTCGAGTGTTAGGTCTATATCGTATCTGAGGTCCGAGCCCCGGCGGGGTCCAGCTCGCCGGGTATTTCGACCGCCGAACATGTCCCCAATGCCGAACATATCGAAAAGGTCTTCGAATCCCGGGAATCCCTGGCCGAAGCCTGTTCCCGCTGCAGTTCCCGCTCCAACTCCCGCGTGACCGAATCGGTCGTAGCGGGCGCGAAGCTCAGGCTGCGAGAGGACTGTATAGGCCTCGTTTAACTCTTTGAAGCGCTCCTCGGCTTCGCGGTCGCCGGGATTCTTGTCGGGATGGCATTTGATCGCGAGGCGCCGGTACGCTTGTTTGAGCTCTTGATCGGTCGCCTCGCGGCGAGCGCCGAGTATCTCGTAGTAGTCGCGTTTGCCGCTCAAATCTGGTTCCTAGTTCTCGTACTGGTTTCTGGTTTCTAGTTTCTGATTTGTGGTTTCTTGTTAACCCAGGAACCCGAAAACAAGAAACCAGAAACCAGAAACTAAATAGGCAACCGATTATAGCAAACTCTACAACACCTCTGACAACGGCGCGGTCTCGTCTTCTTTGTCTTCGGGACCGGATGCAAGTCCGGTCGGCCGGAACATCGCGTCGGTGATCAGCCGAGCGGATCTTTCGAGTTGTTCCAGCGTGTAACGCATCTCGGTTGAGTCTTCTGACGCGAATGTGTCTCTAGCGTGTTCGATGGTGTTGCGCACGAATTCCTGGTCGTTCGACGTGAGCATCCACCCAAATTCGGTGAAAGACCGCACCGTGTTTTGAAGCAACCCTTCGAGGCGGTTTCGCACGATTATGATTTCCTTCTGCCGGCGATCCGTCTCGACGTTACGATTCGCCTCTTCAATGAGGTCGTATATCTCCGAGGCCGACAGCCCCGACGACGGCGTTATACGCATCGCCTGCTCGAGGCCGGTCATCTTGTCGCGCGCAGAAACAGAAACGATACCGTCTGCGTCCACCTCGAAACTGACTTCGATCTGAGGCAGCCCGCGCGGAGCGGCCGGTATGCCGACTAGCTCGAAGCGGGCGAGGCTGCGGTTGCCGGCTGCGATGTCGCGCTCACCTTGCAACACGTGTACTTCTACAACCTGCTGATTGTCGGCGACCGTTGTGAACACGAGGCTCTTCTTCGTCGGTATGGTCGAGTTGCGATCCAGAAGCTTGGTGAACAATCCGCCGCGTGTTTCGATGCCCAGCGATAGCGGGATCACGTCTAACAGGATCAGGTCCTTCACATCGCCCGCCAGTACGCCGACTTGAATCGCCGCGCCGATCGCCACGACTTCGTCCGGGTTGATCTCGATTGAAGGCTCGCGCTTAAAGATTTCGCGCACGCGGCTGATGATTATCGGCGAACGAGTCTGGCCGCCTACGAGCAGCACCTTTGTGATCCGTTCGGGACCCAGCTTGGCGTCTGCAAGCGCTTTCTGGCACGGCTCGATTGTGCGCTCGACCAGATCGAGGACAAGCTCTTCAAACTTTGTCCGAGTGAGTGTCTTGTTGAAGTGTTTGGGGCCGGTCGGGTCGGCGGCGATGAAGGGCAGGTTCAGTTGAGACTCGGTCGCGGTGGAAAGCTCACACTTGGCGCGCTCAGCCGCTTCCTTCAGCCTTTGAAGCGCGAGCCTGTCGGGACGCAGATCGATTCCGGTTTCCTGCTTGAAGGTCTCGATCATCCAATCGACAATGCGCTGATCGAAGTCCTCGCCGCCCAGAAATGAATCCCCACATGTCGACAGCACCTCGAAAACGCCGTCGGCCATCTCCATTATCGAGACATCGAATGTGCCGCCGCCCAGATCATACACCGCGATTCGCTCATTCTCGTGTTTGCCAAGCCCGTAGGCAAGCGCGGCGGCCGTCGGTTCGTTGATTATGCGCTGAACGGTCAGGCCCGCGATCTTACCCGCGTCCTTCGTCGCCTGCCGTTGAATGTCGTCGAAGTAGGCGGGCACCGTTATGATGGCTTCTGTCACTTCGTCGCCAAGAAACTCCTCCGCCGCCAGCTTCAGGCGTTGAAGCAGGATCGCGGATAGCTCGGGCGGCGAATGATCCCGGCCGCGCACTCGCACCCGACAGTCGCCGTTTGCCGCTTCAGTGATTTCGTACGAGCACACCTGACAAGCGCGTTGAACTTCCTGCGAGTCGAACTTGCGGCCCATCAGTCTCTTCACGGCGTAGATGGTATTTGCAGAATTCGTTATTGCCTGGCGCTTGGCTATTTGACCTATCAATCGCTCGCCCTTCTCAGTGAAAGCGACCACCGACGGCGTTGTCCGGCCGCCTTCTTTGTTCGGGACAATTTGAGTCACGCCACCTTCCAAGATCGCAACGCATGAGTTTGTGGTGCCGAGGTCTATTCCGATAACTTTGCCCATGAGATCGCCTCCTAATCCATACAAAAACCGAGAAGGTAAAAGGGGTCGGATTGATTGATAGGGGCGGGATTGACGGTTCCAGGTTCAGGGTTCCCGGTTCCGAGTTAGTGATCCGGCATGCGACCCGGAACTCGGAACCCTGAACTCTAAACCAACTACTTTTCGGGGCTGGAGGCGACCTTCACCTTTGCCGGGCGCAACAATCGGTCGCCGATTTTGTATCCGCGCTGAAACTCCGCGATAACCGTATTCTCTTTGTGCTTGTCGGTCGCCTCAGTCGTCACCGCTTCGTGAACGTGTGGATCGAAAGTCTTCCCGACTGCGTCAACGGCCTCGAGTCCGAACTTCGACAAGGCGTCGGTAAACTGCTTGTGAATCAACTCGACACCGTGCCGCAGCGCTTCGGCATCGCCTTCACTGCTTTCGAGGCTCGACAGCGCTCGCTCAAAATTATCGACCACCGGTAGGAACTGCAACAGCACATCGTCCCGACCGCGCTGATAAAGTTCGCCGCGTTCGCGCTCGATCCGCTTGCGATAGTTCTCAAACTCAGCCTGCCGTCTGAGCAACTGATCATACAGCGAAGCCTTCTCCGCCATCAGCGCGTCGACCTGGGTTTGCAGTTGAGAGCTGAGGTCTTGCTGAGGCTCGTTTGGTTCAGGGGCATCAACTTCTTCCGCTACCGCTGCCACGCTTTGCTGCTGATCGGTTTGTTCAGCCGCCCGCTCCGGTTTATCAGATCCCTCTTCCGAGTCCGTTTCGTGCCTCTCTTCGCCATCGAAGCTAATCGGTATCTCCCGTGCCACGTTCTTCTTATTTCGCATTTTCCTTTTCTTGGATCTTCCCGCCGTTCGATCGACTTGCGAGGAATTAGAGCGTTCTAGCCGAACCTCCGTCGAGTGCGCGCTCGAACAACCTCGCAATATAGTCCACTATTGCGATCAGCCGGTCGTATTCGAGTCTGGTCGGTCCCACTACGCCGATGCTGCCCACTGCGGCGCCTCCGGGATAAACGCACGGCGAAGCGATCACCGTGCAGTCGCGCAGATCGGCAAATCGATTCTCGCTGCCTATGCGCACCGCCACCGCCTCGCGCCGAGCGCTGTCTATGCACTCATTCAAAATCTTCACAATGCGGCTCTTCTGCTCAAACATCTTAAACAGCGCTCGAATGCGCTCGGTATCCGCGAAGTCGGGCTTCGATATAATGTTCGAAGCACCCTCGATGAAGACGTCGGGCTGATCACCTTCCTGCAAGCTCTGGCTGCAAAGCAGCACCGCGTTGCGCAGGAACTGATCATAGAGCGCCTTCTCTTCACTCATCCGAAGCAACAACTCGTCGCGAACCTCCGCCAGCGTCGAGCCGTAAAAGTTCTCGACCAGATAACGCGAAGTTGAATTCAACTCGTCCTGCGTGAACTCAGCCTCAATGCGAATCACGCGGTTCTGCACGCGGCCCGCGCTGGACACTGTAATGACGAGGATTCGCGAGTCTGGCAGCCGAACGAATTCGATGTGATGAAGTATGTCCCTCGAGCTGGAGGGCGGCACCACTATCCCGACGTTATCGGACAACTGCGATAGTAGCAGGCTCGTGCGCTCCATTAGGAGTTCCGGATCCGCCAGCGACTGCTCATCGAGCAAACGTTCATTTATTCGCGCCGCATCAGAACGTGAAAGCTTCGTCGAGCCTATGAAATTGTCAACATAAAACCTGTAGCCCCTGTCAGTGGGCAAACGCCCCGCCGACGTGTGTGGGTGCGTCAAATAACCTTCGTCTTCCAGCTCCGCGCAGATGTTGCGAATCGTAGCGGACGACAAGTTCTCGCGCGACTGCTTGGCCAGCGCAAACGAACCAACAGGCTGACCAGTGGCGATGTGATCCTTCACAATCGTCGCAAATATCTCGCGCTTGCGGTCGTCAAACCTGTTGCCGCTTCTCTTTGTCATATCTTCTTAACAGGGGCAGGCCCGAATGGAGATTCGAGGCCAACTTAACATCGCCGCCATACCCTGTCAATAATAATGCCCCGCAAGGGTGGGCCCGCGCAAGCTTTGATTTTGCGTCCCATTTCAAAACAGGTGGCGTTCTTTTGCGCACACCTCAGAACCTCGACAATGTCTTGAACGCCGAGTCCCCAACGCTTGACAACCCAGGTCTGTTTCTATAGGTTTAATCTTTTCTGCAGAGCCGTTTATCGAGGAGTGTAGAAACATGAAGCGGACTTTTCAGCCCAACAACCGCCGTCGCGCCAAGACGCATGGCTTCCGCGTGCGCATGAGCACAAAGGGCGGGCAGCTCGTGCTCAAACGGCGCCGAGCCAAGGGGCGCAAGCGGCTTACACCTGCGCACTACTAATCAAGCCATGAAAGACGATTGATGGGTTTGGGTTCATCTCAGCGTTCATCCTTTCAGTATGGGTGAGGTATCCGAAAACTTTCCTAAGACGGACAGGATCCTCCGGCGAGACGTGTTCCGCCGCGTATACGAAGAAGGCCGAAAAATACAATTCAAATATTTCACCGCGTTCGTGCTCGCTACACAGGCTGGCACAGTTCGCATCGGAATCACCGCGACTCGAAAGATCGGAAACTCCGTTGAGCGTAATCGCGCAAGACGCCTGGTCCGTGAAGCGTTCAGAAAAAACAAATGGCTAGCGCCACATGGAGTTGATATAGTCATTAACGTAAAGCATTCTTTGGTGGAAGCTGATTACCGCGACTTTGAGGGTGAATTCATCACATTTCTACAGAGGGCGGGCGAGAAGTGAAGGTCGTTCTGATTTTTTTCATACGCTCCTACAGGTTGCTCATTTCGCCGCTCCTCCCGCCGTCGTGCAGATTCACCCCCACTTGTTCTGAGTATGCAATGCAAGCTATCAAGAAATACGGCGCGGTGCGCGGCGTTTACCTGGGGGCGCGGCGGCTCCTGCGATGCCACCCGTTTCACCCGGGCGGATATGACCCTGTACGGTAGCAAAGGACGGGCGGACACTCCGCCTGATGTGATTTGATGGATCGATCTCGTCTCATAATGGCGTTAGCTCTTTCGCTTGCCGTGCTAATGTCGTGGCCTCTGGTGATGCGTTATCTGGCGCCGCCGCCGATTGAAGAGCCGCTTCAGATTGAAGAAGCTCCACCGCCTCGAGCTACAGCGAATCCGCAGCAAGCTCCCGTGCCAGCCACCCGGAATGTGCCGGCGCCGGCGCTCGCTGCCTCACAACCTAAAACGCAAGTCCAGACTACTCAAGTTGCGCCCCGCGATATTACGATCACCTCCCTGGGGGAAAGCGGCAGTGCTTACTGGCGCGCTACGCTTTCGAACAGCGGCGCCGTGGCGAAATCATGGATTCTACTAAAGTACAAAGAGGACGGCGTCGAACGCGATCTAATCGGAGCAGATGTCAACGAGCTTCAGCTCATCCCGGAGCATATACCCGACGGGCTGAGACCGCCTTTGAGCCTCCGCACGCCCTGGTCCCCTGAGCTCGCATCGCAGCTCAACCGCGTCAACTTTCAAATCGAAGGCTTAGGTCCCAACGACAAAGAAGTCACGCTCCGTCCTGACGAGTCTCGCACAATCATTTTCACCTACACTTCGCCCTCGGTCACCGCGACCAAGTCGTTCACCTTCCACGGCGGCAGTTTCGTGTTCGATGTGAAGGCAGAAGTGAAATCAGCCGGGGTGGATCAGCCGGCTGAAGTCGTTCTAGGCCCGCGCTTCGGAGATCAGAGCGACAAGCAGACATCAAGTTACAGCACTCCTCCTTCAGTTATCGCCTATACCCGAGACGGCAGCCGCCAGCAGATTCTCGGATCGAGCATAACCCCGCCGTTCGCGACGATCACTGCCGTGGATGGAAATCAAATCGACCTCGATAAGCCGCTCCCGGACGGCGTAGCGGAGATCAAGGTCGTCGCCGACAAAGGCGCGGCGTTTATCGGCTACGCGCACGTGATGAATCGTGAAGCAAACGGCCAGCGAATTACGCTCGATTTGCTACCGGCCGGAACGTCGAACGGCCACAGCGTCGCGCAGGCGGTGGATACGCTCAGGCACCTGTATAGTTGGGCAGGAGTCTCTGACCATTACTTCGCTATGCTCGCTGTGCCGGAATCGAATCAGCCGGTTCCTGAGATCACTCTGACCAATTTTCAGGTGAAGTCCAATCACGAGGAAACGCCGGTTGATTATCCTTCTGCAGCCATACCCGTCAGCTCGACTTCGGCTCTTCACATCTTTGTTGGGCCAAAGGACCGCGAGTTGTTGGCGACAGTCGGCCAAGAGTTGGGCGCGAATCTCGGCGCGCTCA from Acidobacteriota bacterium includes:
- the grpE gene encoding nucleotide exchange factor GrpE — encoded protein: MRNKKNVAREIPISFDGEERHETDSEEGSDKPERAAEQTDQQQSVAAVAEEVDAPEPNEPQQDLSSQLQTQVDALMAEKASLYDQLLRRQAEFENYRKRIERERGELYQRGRDDVLLQFLPVVDNFERALSSLESSEGDAEALRHGVELIHKQFTDALSKFGLEAVDAVGKTFDPHVHEAVTTEATDKHKENTVIAEFQRGYKIGDRLLRPAKVKVASSPEK
- a CDS encoding NifU family protein translates to MSSPLAIQIKAEVDRNDIHVCRFTVDRPVHEASAVFYTPEEAKDNDLADRLLKIPGIMKVELNNNLVDVTQGGAEDWRQLGKRVGTVIRASLNPAPEIPEGDRLPPEHVRLRVQQVLDEMINPGVAAHGGFVELLDVQDDNIFIRMGGGCQGCGAADVTLKMGIERLIREQVPQVREILDTTDHGSGTNPFYAPSK
- the yidD gene encoding membrane protein insertion efficiency factor YidD, translating into MKVVLIFFIRSYRLLISPLLPPSCRFTPTCSEYAMQAIKKYGAVRGVYLGARRLLRCHPFHPGGYDPVR
- the dnaK gene encoding molecular chaperone DnaK; amino-acid sequence: MGKVIGIDLGTTNSCVAILEGGVTQIVPNKEGGRTTPSVVAFTEKGERLIGQIAKRQAITNSANTIYAVKRLMGRKFDSQEVQRACQVCSYEITEAANGDCRVRVRGRDHSPPELSAILLQRLKLAAEEFLGDEVTEAIITVPAYFDDIQRQATKDAGKIAGLTVQRIINEPTAAALAYGLGKHENERIAVYDLGGGTFDVSIMEMADGVFEVLSTCGDSFLGGEDFDQRIVDWMIETFKQETGIDLRPDRLALQRLKEAAERAKCELSTATESQLNLPFIAADPTGPKHFNKTLTRTKFEELVLDLVERTIEPCQKALADAKLGPERITKVLLVGGQTRSPIIISRVREIFKREPSIEINPDEVVAIGAAIQVGVLAGDVKDLILLDVIPLSLGIETRGGLFTKLLDRNSTIPTKKSLVFTTVADNQQVVEVHVLQGERDIAAGNRSLARFELVGIPAAPRGLPQIEVSFEVDADGIVSVSARDKMTGLEQAMRITPSSGLSASEIYDLIEEANRNVETDRRQKEIIIVRNRLEGLLQNTVRSFTEFGWMLTSNDQEFVRNTIEHARDTFASEDSTEMRYTLEQLERSARLITDAMFRPTGLASGPEDKEDETAPLSEVL
- a CDS encoding YidC/Oxa1 family insertase periplasmic-domain containing protein → MDRSRLIMALALSLAVLMSWPLVMRYLAPPPIEEPLQIEEAPPPRATANPQQAPVPATRNVPAPALAASQPKTQVQTTQVAPRDITITSLGESGSAYWRATLSNSGAVAKSWILLKYKEDGVERDLIGADVNELQLIPEHIPDGLRPPLSLRTPWSPELASQLNRVNFQIEGLGPNDKEVTLRPDESRTIIFTYTSPSVTATKSFTFHGGSFVFDVKAEVKSAGVDQPAEVVLGPRFGDQSDKQTSSYSTPPSVIAYTRDGSRQQILGSSITPPFATITAVDGNQIDLDKPLPDGVAEIKVVADKGAAFIGYAHVMNREANGQRITLDLLPAGTSNGHSVAQAVDTLRHLYSWAGVSDHYFAMLAVPESNQPVPEITLTNFQVKSNHEETPVDYPSAAIPVSSTSALHIFVGPKDRELLATVGQELGANLGALIDYGLFSFAVRPLVPALAWALNGLKRLTGNYGWAIVGVTVMINLLLSPLRFYSSKKMKKAAKHQPRMKEMQDRMKKLKENPKKHERELQELQQEQLALMKEANPLGGCAPMILQLPIFWAVYLYLGSSLDVRHAPWILWLHDLSRADPLKILPIVMCVTMIASTKLTPQPASADPSMKMQRIMMTWLMPIMLTWLFFFSAPSGLVLYWMVSNMVGVLIQLWINRRTAELTPGAAVATAGPPGGKGGPRASDKAAGQKRAKEKGGKRRQDRRGGAEAEGF
- the dnaJ gene encoding molecular chaperone DnaJ, with product MSGKRDYYEILGARREATDQELKQAYRRLAIKCHPDKNPGDREAEERFKELNEAYTVLSQPELRARYDRFGHAGVGAGTAAGTGFGQGFPGFEDLFDMFGIGDMFGGRNTRRAGPRRGSDLRYDIDLTLEEAADGLKTKIRVPRLETCEVCRGSGAAEGSQPVRCSACAGSGQVRYQQGFFSVSRTCSTCRGNGKVIKDVCRGCRGEGRVEREKMLEIKIPAGVDNGSRLRIAGEGEAGELGAPRGDLYVIVHVKEHQRFERRDANLYCTIAISFAQAALGAEVTVPTLEGEQSLRIAEGTQSSSVFRLRGKGMPVLGGRGRGDLYVAVSVITPTNLSREQRRLLEELAGLEADGHQDRGIVDKVKDIFG
- the hrcA gene encoding heat-inducible transcriptional repressor HrcA, producing the protein MTKRSGNRFDDRKREIFATIVKDHIATGQPVGSFALAKQSRENLSSATIRNICAELEDEGYLTHPHTSAGRLPTDRGYRFYVDNFIGSTKLSRSDAARINERLLDEQSLADPELLMERTSLLLSQLSDNVGIVVPPSSSRDILHHIEFVRLPDSRILVITVSSAGRVQNRVIRIEAEFTQDELNSTSRYLVENFYGSTLAEVRDELLLRMSEEKALYDQFLRNAVLLCSQSLQEGDQPDVFIEGASNIISKPDFADTERIRALFKMFEQKSRIVKILNECIDSARREAVAVRIGSENRFADLRDCTVIASPCVYPGGAAVGSIGVVGPTRLEYDRLIAIVDYIARLFERALDGGSARTL
- a CDS encoding CUAEP/CCAEP-tail radical SAM protein; translation: MREQKAALLVSCYELGHQPAGIAMPMGLLARAGYAAEAMDVSVEGFDPDKVKRARFVGISVPMHTALRLGVRVAEEIRKLNPECHICFYGLYASLNSDYLLNTVADSVIGGEFEEALVQLIRAVQSGAPIDIKEVSTRIRASKPVLARLNFAAPGRSALVPLEHYAQLEYNGELRLVGYVEASRGCLHHCTHCPIPSVYNGRFFVVPEDIVLEDIRGLVASGARHITFGDPDFLNGPGHSLRITGAMHEEFPELTFDFTAKVEHILKHRELIPEFARAGCIFVVSAVESLSDTVLEHLDKGHTREDVIEALRILRGAGIVLRPTFVSFTPWATIDDYIDVLEFVESQVLIDHVDPVQYSIRLLVPPGSLLLSQPDSYRWLGQLVQESFSYEWAHTDPRMDELHRRVSALVEQAAGRIEDPVETFYNIRELALSARGDAPAVRLALPADPSRLRPPRLTEAWFC
- the rpmH gene encoding 50S ribosomal protein L34, giving the protein MKRTFQPNNRRRAKTHGFRVRMSTKGGQLVLKRRRAKGRKRLTPAHY